In Saccharomyces paradoxus chromosome XVI, complete sequence, the genomic stretch AGAGATGACTTAGAATCACTAGGCTATGTCTTGATCTACTTTTGTAAAGGTTCTTTGCCATGGCAAGGTTTGAAAGCAACCAccaagaaacaaaaatacGACCGTAtcatggaaaagaaattaaatgtTAGCGTGGAAACTTTATGTTCAGGTTTACCATTGGAGTTTCAAGAATACATGGCTTACTGtaagaatttgaaattcgATGAGAAGCCAGATTATTTATTCCTGGCAAGGCTGTTTAAAGATCTGAGTATCAAACTAGAGTATCATAACGATCATTTGTTCGATTGGACGATGTTGCGTTACACAAAGGCAATGGTGGAAAAGCAGAGGGACCTCCTCATCGAGAAGGGTGATTCAAATGCAAATAACAATGCGGCAAATGCAAGCAACAACGCAGACAATAAGTCTGAAACTTTCAACAAGATTAAACTATTAGCCATGAAGAAGTTCCCTACGCACTTCCACTACTACAAAAACGAAGACAAACACAATCCTTCACCAGAAGAGATCAAACAACAAACTATCTTGAATAATAACGCAGCCTCTTCCTTACCGGAGGAACTATTGAACGCACTAGATAAAGGTATGGAAAACTTAAGACAACAGCAGCCGCAGCAACAGGTTCAAAGTTCACAGCCACAACCGCAGAACCAACAGCtacagcaacaacaaagtGGCCAAAGACCAAATTATTATCCTGAACCATTActacaacagcaacaaagGGATTCTCAGgagcaacagcagcaagCTCCGATGGTGGCAACCAGGGCTACTCAGTATCCTCCGCAAATAAACAGcaataatttcaatacTAACCAAGCATCTGTACCTCCTCAAATGAGATCTAATTCACAACAACCGCCTCAAGATAAACCAGCTGGCCAGTCAATTTGGTTGTAACCAACATATATCGCACAAAAACAcgcaaaaaaatatatgtatatataaacatatatatatatacacacatatatattattattattatttacataTACGTACACACAATCCCATATCGAGTTAACATCTGTAATCTTGGCCTTCCCTTGCCTAATAAAGAAGATCGGTAAAAgaaccatttttttatgcattttttcttcggGAAGGAAATTAAGGGGGAGCACAGCACCTCTTGGccaatttgttttttcaagtGTAAAAAAGGGCCAACGATCGAAGATCAATCACGACTTTAGGACAGTTTCAACAAGGACCTCAGGGAAGACAACAATCAATTCGTATTTTCGATAACTGCCTTGCCTTATAGTGTCTGATTAGGAAACAATCACGAGACAATAACGACGGAAGACCAAGAAAGTTTGTGCAAATATACAGCCGGCACAGACAGCAGCTTCATTCAGGTTAAATCATATACTGTTGAACATTGTCGGTATGGAATACGTTGCGGAACAGACTCAACCAGTTGGTCAAACAGTCCAGCAGCAAAACGCAAATACTTACGGACAAAGTGTCCTACAACCGCATCATGACTTACAGCAGcgacaacaacaacaacagcagcgTCAACATCAACAAATGCTGACATCCCAGTTGCCCCAGAAATCTCTGGTGTCCAAAGGTAAATATACACTACATGACTTCCAAATTATGAGGACGCTCGGTACTGGATCTTTCGGTAGGGTTCATTTGGTGCGCTCTGTCCACAATGGTCGCTATTATGCTATAAAAGTTTTAAAGAAGCAACAAGTTGTTAAGATGAAGCAGGTTGAACATACAAATGACGAACGACGTATGTTAAAACTTGTAGAGCATCCGTTTTTGATTAGAATGTGGGGTACGTTTCAAGATGCTAGGAATATCTTTATGGTGATGGATTATATTGAAGGTGGTGAACTTTTCTCATTACTGAGAAAGTCCCAAAGGTTCCCTAATCCTGTAGCAAAATTTTACGCTGCGGAAGTCATACTGGCATTGGAGTACTTACACGCTCATAATATTATCTACAGGGATTTGAAGCCGGAAAATATCTTGTTGGATAGAAACGGCCATATTAAAATAACTGACTTTGGGTTCGCCAAGGAGGTGCAAACAGTCACTTGGACTCTTTGTGGGACTCCTGATTATATTGCCCCGGAAGTTATTACCACAAAGCCATATAATAAATCCGTGGATTGGTGGTCTCTAGGTGTTCTAATCTACGAAATGTTAGCTGGTTACACACCCTTCTACGATACTACGCCAATGAAGACGTACGAAAAGATTTTACAAGGTAAAGTAATATATCCACCATATTTTCATCCCGACGTCGTGGATTTACTAAGCAAACTGATCACTGCAGATTTAACAAGAAGAATTGGTAATTTACAAAGCGGGTCCAGGGATATCAAAGCTCATCCGTGGTTCAGTGAAGTTGTATGGGAAAGGTTGTTAGCAAAGGACATTGAAACTCCTTATGAGCCTCCTATCACATCAGGTATCGGTGATACGTCTTTATTCGATCAGTATCCTGAAGAACAGCTAGATTATGGTATTCAAGGTGATGATCCATATGctgaatattttcaagatttcTAAACTCcatgaacaaaaaaaatacaataacCATTTTCAAGTACTTTTTctcacttttttcttctcacttttttcttctctctttttttcctccacCAAAATCTGGCGTACTTTCTTTATATTAATTACCTAACAAACGCCTTGTGTGTTGTCTGTTTTAAGCTAGTTCAtattgtaaaaaaagaaaaggagatGAGAGGAAAGAGCGCTCCctttatattttctataGTACAATTCATTTTAATTCAATATCATATTTACGTTGAAGGGATTAAGTTCTTAGAGATGCGTAAAAAATCGAGGAGAGTCATGTATGTTCAATCCTTGCGTGCAGTATGTCCGAATACCATTCCTCTGCTTTTTATTGATAGTTATTTGCTATGTAAACCTTTTACTTACTAATTCCACGTGAAATTAGGGGACTGAAATGCCTGAAAGTTCTAAATAGTTGACTTGTGTAGCGCATTCCTTACGGAAAGATCAAGCGCATTACAATCAATCAGCTTGGAGaataaaacttttaaaCGCATGCAGCCATGAAATGCCTTATGTGTACCCCATGctttaactttttcttAGCTTTAAGGAGTCCAAGATTCCTCAATAGTGCTTACATCACCATTGTCTATGCCCATTAAATTCTGTCAAATATTTAAAGATGGTACCATTTAAATGAGGGAGAGACCAAGTCATTAATACTTTGATATCAAAGCCGGATCAATAGAGTTCAATTCATTAAACTGCTCATCATTGAAGTGAAGCAATGCTTCGTAGTTGTAGTTTAGTATGCCAAAATTTTCGTTTCTCTCCTTGCCTAAATTAGTAGTGATATCTGTATCAGAAGTTGGCGCGTTACTTTTGGTATCTTTGGAAAGTTTGATCTCGTCCCCATTAGTAACATCTGTTTCCATGAAATTTGGGGAGGATGTTGTTGATTCCGAAGCGGCTAGAGCCGTTTTGTTCGGTGGAAAGGGCTCTGTTGGTGTTGAAGGAAATATAAAAGAGGAAGTAGGACCTGGAGTAAGGTCCGGAAAAAAGTCCATCCCTGTATTAGAATTTTGGATAGGATTATCATTACAAAACATATTGGTGAAATCAATTTCGTTCAAGTTCATTAAAGATTCTTCGTTTCCCATCGGTACACATGAATTCTGTGTCCTAAAATTGTCCAAAAATCCGGTAGTACGTAGATCTGGattcaacttctttttcaacctTGGCTTATGTTTTGAATTGTCCATATGTCTAGagtttattttgaagacGGAGTTCTTATTCGTTTTgaccaaattttttttagacGTCAAGGGGGGGTTTGATAATGGGAGAAAAATGTTATTGAAAGCTTCAATTTCCTTGGTTAAGCCACAGTCACAGGATATAATGGGGCTAACGAGTGGTAAGTTTAAGCTTGTCTTATATTCTAATTCGTCAAATGTTTTGATAGCTTTTTCGTCATTCTTCTGACGAAGATTTTCCTTGAACTTTTTATAGTCGTCTGTTTTAGTGATCAAATCAAACCTTAGCTCATGCGCATGTATGTTATTCATAACGACCACGTTCCACTTCTGTAACCGCACAGAGTAGGCGGCTCTAATTCTAAATGGACACGCATGCGACCTTGAAGAATTACCTTTAGATTTAGGGTTCAACCCTACGTTCGATCGTACGGACCTGCACTTAAAAGTCACTTTGCTAGTATCTGATCTTTCGATGACTATATCGATTCCTTGAGgataaaatattttctgtaGCCACGGTTTGATTTCATGCCTGTCTTTGAAAGATGGGACTGGGTCTAAATGAATAAGTTTATTTTGGTCTTTGGACATCATGGATGCTAGATTATCTGGAGATGCCGTTAGCTTCATTTTTGCTGTTTTAGACACTGATATTGGCACAGATATTATGCTCTTCATTGACTTAGCtgtcatttcttttatgtCCCTTCTCTTAGTTAATTTGCGTGAAAGTTTCTGGTCACAACAGTAAATTTTGAGTCAGTTGTGCTACTATTATGTATAGGTTCAACAGCGTAACAGTCACAGTTTTTGTCTTgattaaaaatatcaaactCTGACTAAAAGAAAGCCACTTTTCCGAATCTCGGCCCACGGCGTGTTTTTTTACggtgctttttttctttcttttttttgttccttcTATTTTCCCCTTCGCACAAtactgttttctttcagtAAAGTAATGGCCATGATatctttcaataaaaagagaaaggcTCCTTCCAGTTCAAAACCAAACTACTAAGcggaagaagttgaaatatatacaaattAATGTCgatgttatttttgttttatttacaTTCCTTTAACCTTTATTTAAGAAGAATTGTTTGGATATTATTGTCATCAGTAAGGATTGTCACTACTGGGCTATTTACAGAGGGGCAGTTACCAACAAAGAGATCTTTCACACTCATTATACCATACTTAGCCCTGATGTCCGAATAGCCGACAAATAACCACCGTTTAAGAGATGTAGAGTATTTGTATACCGATAATGCTGTTCCGTAGAGATGCTGCTCGgttataaaaatatactttCCATTGTTTGCTATTTGGCGTCCTGTTCTTGAAGCATGAACGTGAAGTTCTTGTGtcttgtaaaaaattggataaaCTTCGTTATTGTTTGACGCGGGTGTAGTAGCACTTGAATTTTCTACGGGGTTTTGTGTCGGAATTGACAGGTATCTTACATTTGTTTCAAGTAAAATATGGTTcgttttcaaaagataatcaattttttgaacgTCTTCGTCCATTTTAAGCATGAGCCGTATTTCCTTATTCAACGAGGAAGCATCAGGTTCTAGGAAGTTCTTGCAGTGAAACATCATGTCATTTCCCCTGTACAAAGTAAACTGAGGGAAGTTTAAGACGGACTTGACGTTTGTAGTCGTGTGTAGATCTCTAGGCAAATCAAGGTTCGTttgaaaactttgaaaACTTCCGTTAGTTTGTTGGTGATCCAAAGAAGTTATCAGCAGTCCATCTTTCAAACTAAAGGAAACAACAAAATGAGGCAATAGACCTGCCCAGACATTTAAAATAGACAGATACCTTTCATTTTGATGGGACGAAATTGAAGGATCCTTCAAAAGCAAGTGATTGTTAACGTTCCCGTTCAAATCGCAGCTTAGCTTTAATAACTTTCCATTCTGGAAACCAACTAAAATTTGAACGGCGTTTGAATTATAATCAAAGTTGCAGTCCATACATATTACTGCAGTTGATAGCAGTAAGTTCAACTGCCCGTGAAATTGCTGCTTAACAAAGATCATATGCTGACCGTTAAAATCATACAGCAGTAATTTCTTGTCTTCTGCTTGAttggaataaaaaatcCAGTACTTTCTATTAAAATTTCtaaaactttcaaaattttgtaaatcGTGGGTAGAAAAATAGTTATTAATCCGTACAAATTCCAGCCCACAGTTACTTCGAAAATTatcttcaacttctttttcttcgtcatattcatcgtcatcttcaGATGAGTTTTCTACATCCTCGCCATCCTCTCCGACTCCGTTCAAGGTAAGTTGATAAATATGCTCCTTTATCATATTTGGAAGCTGCGGATAATCATTATTCACCGTGTGGTAGCAGTACTTGCCCGCCCGTTCATCAAATACGTTCTGATCTCCCCTGCCGGAAAATGAGACCCTCTCCCCGTCCTGGTATATTTGCATAGGTATACCCATGATTTCGTagtgaatttttctttcttgagGTTGGTTACCAATCGATTCTTTTATCTTTAGTTTTTGCTCATACACTTGAAGGATTTCCTCCTTATATATTGCAGGTGTGTCACTTTTCCCGGCCCACCAATAGCCGCCGACCTCCAAATTACCccaattaaaaaaagaaaactccGGAAATGCGGGGTTGACCAGCGATGCAATAATAGAACAATTTTAGCCGCGCAATCGAAGATATCATGAAACATAGTAGAAACGTGTCTGTAAATGGCTACTCTTAATAGTTTTTGCTAAGAGGGTGCTACTAAGAAAGAACAACTAGAGAATGGTAAAGAGATCCGTAGGAAGGAAGGTAGCATTAAGCTTATCTAACCAGTTGATGACTTGGAAATGGAAACAGCAGTCATGGTTATTAGACAGAAAGTTAGCGACAATAAACAATGATTATTTTATTTCGCAATGGGAActcctttttttaactAATGAGGTCACGGaatggaaagaaatgattGCCTTCTTGGAAAGCCAGTTATGTTGCACAACACGGAATTTCATGGGGGGGGAGACATACAATAggaaaaactttcaaaacttgATAGACGATTATAACGAACTGTTAAGCGAAAACAACTTGATTATTTCCGTTTTGAAAAGTAGGCCGCGGCTATCCTCATTTCCAATATATTTGGGCGATGAAGTATGTTCACACTTTAAACTCGCCATTGCAGAGCTAGATTCACTGATAATAatctcttttatttctttggTATTTTTGTGGGTAGCGATAGAAGTTTGAACTTGCAATAAGTATCTAATGATTTCGGATTGTAAc encodes the following:
- the TPK2 gene encoding cAMP-dependent protein kinase catalytic subunit TPK2 (cAMP-dependent protein kinase catalytic subunit~similar to YPL203W), translating into MEYVAEQTQPVGQTVQQQNANTYGQSVLQPHHDLQQRQQQQQQRQHQQMLTSQLPQKSLVSKGKYTLHDFQIMRTLGTGSFGRVHLVRSVHNGRYYAIKVLKKQQVVKMKQVEHTNDERRMLKLVEHPFLIRMWGTFQDARNIFMVMDYIEGGELFSLLRKSQRFPNPVAKFYAAEVILALEYLHAHNIIYRDLKPENILLDRNGHIKITDFGFAKEVQTVTWTLCGTPDYIAPEVITTKPYNKSVDWWSLGVLIYEMLAGYTPFYDTTPMKTYEKILQGKVIYPPYFHPDVVDLLSKLITADLTRRIGNLQSGSRDIKAHPWFSEVVWERLLAKDIETPYEPPITSGIGDTSLFDQYPEEQLDYGIQGDDPYAEYFQDF
- the HRR25 gene encoding serine/threonine protein kinase HRR25 (Protein kinase~similar to YPL204W): MDLRVGRKFRIGRKIGSGSFGDIYHGTNLISGEEVAIKLESIRSRHPQLDYESRVYRYLSGGVGIPFIRWFGREGEYNAMVIDLLGPSLEDLFNYCHRRFSFKTVIMLALQMFCRIQYIHGRSFIHRDIKPDNFLMGVGRRGSTVHVIDFGLSKKYRDFNTHRHIPYRENKSLTGTARYASVNTHLGIEQSRRDDLESLGYVLIYFCKGSLPWQGLKATTKKQKYDRIMEKKLNVSVETLCSGLPLEFQEYMAYCKNLKFDEKPDYLFLARLFKDLSIKLEYHNDHLFDWTMLRYTKAMVEKQRDLLIEKGDSNANNNAANASNNADNKSETFNKIKLLAMKKFPTHFHYYKNEDKHNPSPEEIKQQTILNNNAASSLPEELLNALDKGMENLRQQQPQQQVQSSQPQPQNQQLQQQQSGQRPNYYPEPLLQQQQRDSQEQQQQAPMVATRATQYPPQINSNNFNTNQASVPPQMRSNSQQPPQDKPAGQSIWL
- the YIG1 gene encoding Yig1p (Protein that interacts with glycerol 3-phosphatase~similar to YPL201C) codes for the protein MGIPMQIYQDGERVSFSGRGDQNVFDERAGKYCYHTVNNDYPQLPNMIKEHIYQLTLNGVGEDGEDVENSSEDDDEYDEEKEVEDNFRSNCGLEFVRINNYFSTHDLQNFESFRNFNRKYWIFYSNQAEDKKLLLYDFNGQHMIFVKQQFHGQLNLLLSTAVICMDCNFDYNSNAVQILVGFQNGKLLKLSCDLNGNVNNHLLLKDPSISSHQNERYLSILNVWAGLLPHFVVSFSLKDGLLITSLDHQQTNGSFQSFQTNLDLPRDLHTTTNVKSVLNFPQFTLYRGNDMMFHCKNFLEPDASSLNKEIRLMLKMDEDVQKIDYLLKTNHILLETNVRYLSIPTQNPVENSSATTPASNNNEVYPIFYKTQELHVHASRTGRQIANNGKYIFITEQHLYGTALSVYKYSTSLKRWLFVGYSDIRAKYGIMSVKDLFVGNCPSVNSPVVTILTDDNNIQTILLK
- the AFT2 gene encoding Aft2p (Iron-regulated transcriptional activator~similar to YPL202C) yields the protein MTAKSMKSIISVPISVSKTAKMKLTASPDNLASMMSKDQNKLIHLDPVPSFKDRHEIKPWLQKIFYPQGIDIVIERSDTSKVTFKCRSVRSNVGLNPKSKGNSSRSHACPFRIRAAYSVRLQKWNVVVMNNIHAHELRFDLITKTDDYKKFKENLRQKNDEKAIKTFDELEYKTSLNLPLVSPIISCDCGLTKEIEAFNNIFLPLSNPPLTSKKNLVKTNKNSVFKINSRHMDNSKHKPRLKKKLNPDLRTTGFLDNFRTQNSCVPMGNEESLMNLNEIDFTNMFCNDNPIQNSNTGMDFFPDLTPGPTSSFIFPSTPTEPFPPNKTALAASESTTSSPNFMETDVTNGDEIKLSKDTKSNAPTSDTDITTNLGKERNENFGILNYNYEALLHFNDEQFNELNSIDPALISKY
- the CSM4 gene encoding Csm4p (Protein required for accurate chromosome segregation during meiosis~similar to YPL200W), with product MVKRSVGRKVALSLSNQLMTWKWKQQSWLLDRKLATINNDYFISQWELLFLTNEVTEWKEMIAFLESQLCCTTRNFMGGETYNRKNFQNLIDDYNELLSENNLIISVLKSRPRLSSFPIYLGDEVCSHFKLAIAELDSLIIISFISLVFLWVAIEV